One genomic segment of Clostridium saccharoperbutylacetonicum N1-4(HMT) includes these proteins:
- the ftsH gene encoding ATP-dependent zinc metalloprotease FtsH — MKKYSSAAVWIVCSVMLILAAVTMYQTGKGSSDMAYSAFVQKWNANEIESIVVKEDSMTIEGRTTDSKTFTTYAPSELVGSLMEKQPKSDVKVTFEKPSNNATWIATLLPFILMAVMIFIFLFIFTQQSQGGGGGRGVMNFGKSKAKMVTPDTQTVTFNDIAGADEEKAELEEIVDFLKLPAKYIKMGARIPKGVLLVGPPGTGKTLLAKAIAGEAGVPFFSISGSDFVEMFVGVGASRVRSLFEEAKKNSPCIVFIDEIDAVGRQRGAGLGGGHDEREQTLNQLLVEMDGFGANEGIIMIAATNRPDILDPALLRPGRFDRQVIVGAPDVKGREEILKVHTRKKPLREDVKLDILAKRTPGFSGADLENLTNEAALLAVRRDKQQISMQEMEEAITKVIAGPEKKSRVITEHDRKLTAYHEAGHAVVMRLLPNCDPVHEISVIPRGRAGGYTMHLPKEDTSYTSKSKLKDEMVGLLGGRVAEKLIMGDISTGAKNDIDRASHIAKSMVMDYGMSEEIGTISYNTAGHDEVFIGRDFGKVRDFSEEIGARIDKEIKKFIDEAYEKAESLLKENQDKLHAVAQALIEREKLDAREFEEIFVSN; from the coding sequence ATGAAAAAATATTCAAGTGCGGCTGTATGGATTGTATGTTCTGTTATGTTAATTCTAGCAGCGGTTACAATGTATCAAACAGGAAAAGGGTCTAGTGATATGGCATATAGTGCATTCGTACAGAAATGGAATGCCAATGAAATAGAAAGTATTGTTGTCAAAGAAGATAGTATGACAATAGAGGGAAGAACTACTGACAGCAAAACTTTTACAACTTATGCTCCAAGTGAGTTAGTTGGATCATTGATGGAAAAACAACCTAAGTCTGATGTTAAAGTAACTTTTGAGAAACCATCTAATAATGCAACATGGATAGCTACATTACTTCCATTTATATTAATGGCAGTGATGATATTTATATTTTTATTCATATTTACTCAACAGTCACAAGGCGGAGGTGGCGGAAGGGGTGTTATGAATTTTGGTAAAAGTAAAGCTAAAATGGTAACTCCTGATACCCAAACAGTCACATTTAATGATATAGCAGGTGCTGATGAAGAAAAGGCAGAACTTGAAGAAATTGTTGATTTTCTTAAGCTACCAGCGAAATATATAAAGATGGGAGCAAGAATACCTAAAGGGGTATTATTAGTAGGTCCTCCGGGAACAGGAAAGACCTTGCTTGCAAAAGCGATAGCTGGAGAAGCTGGAGTTCCTTTCTTTAGTATATCAGGTTCAGATTTTGTTGAGATGTTTGTAGGTGTAGGTGCATCTAGAGTTAGAAGTTTATTTGAAGAGGCTAAGAAGAATTCACCATGTATAGTTTTCATAGATGAAATTGATGCAGTTGGAAGACAAAGAGGTGCTGGACTAGGTGGAGGGCACGATGAGAGAGAGCAAACATTAAATCAACTTCTTGTTGAGATGGATGGTTTCGGTGCTAATGAAGGAATTATTATGATAGCAGCAACAAATAGACCTGATATCTTAGATCCAGCATTATTAAGACCTGGAAGGTTTGATAGACAAGTAATTGTTGGTGCCCCTGATGTGAAAGGAAGAGAAGAAATTCTTAAAGTTCATACAAGAAAGAAACCACTTAGAGAGGATGTTAAATTAGATATTCTTGCTAAAAGAACACCAGGTTTTTCAGGAGCAGATTTAGAAAATTTAACAAATGAAGCAGCTTTGCTTGCTGTTAGAAGAGATAAGCAACAAATTTCAATGCAGGAAATGGAAGAAGCAATAACTAAAGTAATTGCAGGACCTGAAAAGAAGAGTAGAGTAATAACAGAGCATGATAGAAAGCTGACAGCATACCACGAAGCGGGGCATGCTGTTGTAATGAGATTACTTCCAAACTGTGATCCGGTCCATGAAATAAGTGTTATTCCAAGAGGAAGAGCAGGAGGTTATACTATGCATCTTCCAAAAGAAGATACTTCTTATACATCGAAATCAAAGCTTAAAGATGAAATGGTTGGTCTCTTAGGCGGAAGAGTAGCTGAAAAACTAATCATGGGGGATATTAGTACTGGTGCAAAAAATGATATTGATAGAGCTAGTCATATAGCTAAAAGTATGGTTATGGATTATGGTATGAGTGAAGAAATAGGTACAATATCTTATAACACTGCAGGTCATGATGAAGTGTTTATTGGTAGAGATTTTGGTAAAGTAAGAGATTTTAGTGAGGAAATTGGAGCACGAATAGATAAAGAAATAAAGAAATTTATAGATGAAGCTTATGAAAAAGCAGAAAGTCTTTTAAAGGAAAATCAAGATAAATTGCATGCTGTTGCGCAAGCTTTAATTGAGAGGGAAAAACTTGATGCACGAGAATTTGAAGAAATTTTTGTAAGTAATTAA
- a CDS encoding formate--tetrahydrofolate ligase has product MKSDIQIAQEAKMEPIKNVAEKLGLCEEDIEYYGKYKCKISLDVYEKVKNNKNGKLVLVTAINPTPAGEGKSTVTVGLGQAMNKLGKNAVIALREPSLGPVFGVKGGAAGGGYAQVVPMEDINLHFTGDMHAITSANNLLSAAIDNHIHQGNVLGIDSRRIVFKRVMDMNDRALRHIVVGMGGKVNGFVREDGFNITVASEIMAILCLASDLEDLKQRMGNIVVAYNLEGAPVYAKELEVQGAMALLMKDAIKPNLVQTLENTPALIHGGPFANIAHGCNSIMATKLALKLGDVVITEAGFGADLGAEKFFDIKCRYGDLTPECVVIVATIRALKHHGGVAKAELNVPNVEALSKGITNLEKQIENIKKFNVKPVVAINKFITDSNEEVEFIKEFCNKMGVQVALCDVWAKGGEGGIELGNIVLNILENNDSKFAPIYSKEESIENKITTIAREIYGADKVNYTLAAKKQIAELEKFELDKLPICMAKTQYSLSDNPSLLARPNGFDITVKEVRVSNGAGFIVVQTGDIMTMPGLPKVPAANKMDVLKDGEIVGLF; this is encoded by the coding sequence ATGAAAAGTGACATTCAAATTGCACAAGAGGCAAAGATGGAGCCGATAAAAAATGTGGCAGAAAAATTAGGACTTTGCGAAGAGGATATAGAGTATTATGGAAAATATAAATGCAAAATATCCTTAGACGTCTATGAGAAAGTTAAAAATAATAAGAATGGGAAACTGGTTTTAGTTACAGCTATAAACCCAACTCCAGCTGGAGAAGGAAAGTCAACAGTTACTGTAGGTTTAGGTCAGGCAATGAATAAACTAGGAAAGAATGCTGTAATAGCATTAAGAGAACCATCATTAGGACCTGTTTTTGGTGTAAAAGGTGGTGCGGCAGGTGGAGGTTATGCTCAAGTAGTTCCGATGGAAGATATCAATCTTCATTTTACTGGTGATATGCATGCCATTACATCAGCTAATAATTTATTATCAGCAGCTATAGATAATCATATCCATCAAGGAAATGTTTTAGGTATTGATTCAAGAAGAATTGTTTTTAAAAGAGTTATGGATATGAATGATAGAGCTCTTAGACATATTGTTGTTGGAATGGGCGGAAAAGTAAATGGATTTGTTAGAGAAGATGGCTTTAATATAACTGTTGCATCTGAAATAATGGCTATATTATGCTTAGCAAGTGATTTAGAAGATTTAAAACAAAGAATGGGAAATATTGTGGTTGCTTATAATTTAGAGGGGGCACCTGTTTATGCTAAAGAATTAGAAGTTCAAGGTGCTATGGCATTGTTAATGAAGGATGCTATTAAACCTAATTTAGTTCAAACGTTAGAAAATACTCCAGCATTAATACATGGGGGACCATTTGCTAATATTGCGCATGGCTGCAATTCTATAATGGCAACTAAACTTGCATTAAAACTTGGAGATGTTGTAATTACAGAAGCAGGATTTGGTGCTGATTTAGGTGCTGAAAAGTTCTTTGATATTAAATGCAGATATGGAGATTTAACACCAGAATGTGTTGTCATAGTTGCAACAATACGAGCATTAAAACATCATGGTGGAGTAGCTAAGGCTGAATTAAATGTTCCTAATGTTGAAGCGTTGTCAAAGGGGATAACTAATTTAGAAAAGCAAATAGAAAATATTAAGAAATTCAACGTTAAACCAGTTGTCGCAATAAATAAATTTATTACTGATAGTAATGAAGAAGTCGAATTTATTAAAGAGTTCTGCAATAAAATGGGCGTTCAGGTAGCTCTTTGTGATGTATGGGCTAAAGGAGGAGAAGGCGGAATAGAACTTGGAAATATAGTATTAAATATACTTGAGAATAATGATTCTAAATTTGCTCCTATATATAGTAAAGAAGAGTCTATAGAAAATAAAATAACGACAATTGCCAGGGAAATATATGGTGCAGATAAGGTTAATTATACATTGGCGGCTAAGAAGCAGATTGCAGAATTAGAAAAGTTTGAATTAGATAAGTTGCCTATTTGTATGGCTAAAACTCAGTATTCACTGTCAGACAATCCGAGTCTTTTAGCTAGACCTAATGGATTTGATATAACAGTTAAGGAAGTTAGGGTATCTAATGGCGCAGGATTCATTGTTGTTCAGACAGGAGATATAATGACTATGCCAGGTCTTCCTAAAGTACCAGCTGCAAATAAAATGGATGTCTTAAAAGATGGAGAAATAGTAGGTTTATTTTAG
- a CDS encoding type III pantothenate kinase, giving the protein MILLVDAGNTNIVLGVHDGNKYIASWRISSGGNKTSDEYSIQVMQLFNLGNINPKDITGVIVSSVVPNIMHSLENMLKKCFNHEPIIVGPGIKTGINIKYDNPKEVGADRIVNSVAAYEIYKRPVIIIDFGTATTFCALRENGDYLGGCICPGIRISADALFERAAKLPRVELEIPKGIICKNTVSSMQAGILYGYIGQVEYIVRKMKKEMMTSKYKEEPFVLATGGLANLIAKETDVIDKVDSDLTLEGLKILYEKNKEMANC; this is encoded by the coding sequence ATGATCTTGCTTGTTGATGCAGGTAATACAAATATTGTTTTAGGAGTACATGATGGAAATAAATACATAGCGAGTTGGCGTATTTCAAGTGGAGGGAATAAAACTTCTGATGAGTATAGTATACAGGTTATGCAGTTATTTAATCTTGGTAATATAAATCCAAAAGATATTACAGGAGTTATAGTTTCATCTGTTGTTCCTAACATAATGCATTCTTTAGAGAATATGTTAAAAAAATGTTTTAATCATGAACCTATAATAGTAGGACCGGGAATAAAGACGGGAATAAACATTAAATATGATAATCCAAAAGAAGTTGGAGCTGATAGAATAGTAAATTCTGTTGCGGCTTACGAAATTTATAAAAGGCCTGTAATTATAATAGATTTTGGAACAGCTACGACCTTTTGTGCACTAAGAGAAAATGGAGATTATCTTGGAGGGTGCATATGTCCAGGAATTAGAATTTCAGCAGACGCATTGTTTGAAAGAGCTGCGAAGCTTCCTAGAGTAGAGCTTGAAATACCTAAGGGAATTATTTGTAAAAATACAGTATCAAGTATGCAAGCAGGAATTTTATATGGATATATTGGGCAAGTTGAATATATAGTTAGAAAAATGAAGAAGGAAATGATGACTTCTAAATATAAAGAAGAACCATTTGTATTAGCTACAGGGGGATTAGCGAATTTAATAGCTAAAGAAACTGATGTTATTGACAAGGTTGATTCGGATTTAACATTAGAGGGATTAAAGATTTTGTACGAAAAAAATAAAGAAATGGCGAATTGCTAA
- the dusB gene encoding tRNA dihydrouridine synthase DusB: MKIGNLTFDNNVFLAPMAGVTDISFRGLCKEMGCGLVYTEMVSAKALYYGSENTQTLLRIAEEEKPVAVQIFGREPEIMASICEQYLNYRDDICIIDINMGCPAPKIVKNGEGSALMKEPNLAYDIVKAIKKISKKPVTVKFRKGFDEDNINAVEFANIMEEAGADAITVHGRTRKQMYQGVADWDIIKKVKDTVSIPVIGNGDVFSTEDAIKIKKITNCDGIMIARGSQGNPWIFREINSALKGEAISEVSNKEKIEMCLKHYNLAIKYDGEFKAIREMRKHASWYIKGLPKCTEIRNQINTIDDSKKVIEVLIKYMEEL, encoded by the coding sequence ATGAAAATAGGTAATTTAACCTTTGATAATAATGTGTTTTTAGCACCTATGGCTGGTGTAACAGATATATCATTTAGAGGATTATGCAAGGAAATGGGATGTGGATTGGTTTATACTGAAATGGTTAGTGCCAAAGCATTATATTATGGAAGTGAGAATACTCAGACATTGCTTAGAATAGCTGAGGAAGAGAAACCAGTTGCGGTACAAATCTTTGGCAGAGAACCAGAAATAATGGCAAGTATATGTGAACAATATTTAAATTATAGAGATGATATCTGTATTATAGATATCAATATGGGGTGTCCTGCGCCCAAAATAGTTAAAAATGGAGAAGGATCTGCATTGATGAAGGAGCCTAATCTTGCATATGATATTGTAAAGGCGATAAAGAAGATTTCAAAGAAACCTGTTACAGTTAAATTCAGAAAAGGATTTGATGAAGATAATATTAATGCTGTAGAATTTGCAAATATTATGGAGGAAGCAGGAGCCGATGCAATTACTGTTCATGGAAGAACAAGAAAACAAATGTATCAAGGGGTTGCAGACTGGGATATAATTAAAAAAGTTAAAGATACCGTTTCTATACCTGTAATAGGTAATGGCGATGTGTTCTCAACTGAAGATGCTATTAAGATAAAAAAGATAACAAATTGTGATGGAATAATGATTGCTAGAGGAAGCCAAGGGAATCCATGGATATTTAGAGAGATAAACAGTGCACTAAAAGGAGAGGCTATTTCAGAAGTTTCAAATAAAGAAAAAATTGAAATGTGCCTTAAACATTATAATCTAGCGATTAAATATGATGGAGAATTTAAGGCCATAAGAGAAATGCGAAAACATGCGTCGTGGTATATAAAAGGCCTTCCTAAATGTACTGAAATAAGAAATCAAATTAATACAATAGATGATAGTAAGAAAGTAATTGAAGTATTAATTAAATATATGGAAGAACTATAA
- the greA gene encoding transcription elongation factor GreA, whose product MSQTKQYVMTYEGVKKLEGELEYLKTVKRKEITEKIKIALGYGDLSENSEYDEAKNDQAFTEGRIIQLENMLKNAVVVDESEIPSDIVSVGAKVKVKDYEFDEEVEYLIVGSAEADPMNFKISNESPVGKALVGKKVGEIIEVAVPDGINKFEILGISRN is encoded by the coding sequence ATGAGCCAAACAAAACAATATGTAATGACTTATGAAGGTGTTAAAAAATTAGAAGGTGAATTGGAATATTTAAAAACTGTAAAAAGAAAAGAAATAACTGAAAAAATTAAAATTGCATTAGGATATGGAGATCTAAGTGAAAATTCAGAATATGATGAAGCTAAAAACGATCAGGCATTTACAGAAGGAAGAATAATTCAATTAGAAAACATGTTAAAAAATGCAGTGGTTGTTGATGAATCAGAAATTCCAAGTGATATTGTTTCAGTTGGAGCAAAAGTTAAAGTTAAAGACTATGAATTTGACGAAGAAGTTGAGTATTTAATTGTAGGTTCAGCTGAAGCGGATCCTATGAATTTTAAAATATCAAATGAATCACCAGTTGGAAAAGCCTTAGTAGGCAAAAAAGTTGGTGAAATAATAGAAGTAGCAGTTCCTGATGGAATTAATAAATTCGAGATATTGGGAATAAGTAGAAATTAA
- the lysS gene encoding lysine--tRNA ligase, which translates to MSTEEMSMQELESQYNEQEGLRRTKLAELQNAGKDPFDVYKVNRTHTSEEVKANYDELEGKEVTVAGRLMSKRGQGKVVFSDIHDKDGKIQLFLKIDKVGEENLKQYKAFDLGDWVAATGEVFTTKTGEVSVNVNTFELTCKSLKPLPEKWHGLKDPDLRYRQREVDIITNAEVKETFIKRSKIISAMREFLDNKGFVEVETPILGAIAGGAAARPFVTHHNTLDIDMYLRIATELYLKRLIVAGFEKVYEIGRNFRNEGMSVRHNPEFTAIELYEAYSDYNDMMEITENMVAHICEKVNGTTKVNYQGTEIDFKPPWRRITMVDAVKEYAGVDFNQIKSDEEAQAIAKEKHLEFAKPLDTVTKGEVLNMLYEEFGEANMIQPTFITDYPVEISPLTKKKRGNPEFTERFEGFVFGREICNAYSELNDPIVQRQRFEQQAKERELGDDEAYMLDEQFMSALETGMPPTGGMGMGIDRLVMFLTDSASIRDVILFPTMRPQK; encoded by the coding sequence ATGTCAACAGAAGAAATGAGCATGCAGGAATTAGAGTCTCAATATAATGAACAAGAAGGATTGAGAAGAACTAAACTAGCAGAGCTACAAAATGCCGGAAAAGATCCTTTTGATGTATATAAAGTAAACAGAACTCATACATCAGAAGAAGTTAAGGCAAACTATGACGAATTAGAAGGAAAAGAAGTAACAGTTGCAGGAAGACTAATGTCTAAAAGAGGTCAAGGGAAAGTTGTATTTTCAGATATACACGATAAAGATGGAAAGATACAATTATTCTTAAAGATTGATAAAGTTGGAGAAGAGAATTTAAAGCAATACAAGGCATTTGATCTAGGTGACTGGGTTGCAGCGACAGGTGAAGTGTTTACAACAAAAACAGGGGAAGTATCTGTAAATGTAAATACTTTTGAATTAACATGTAAATCTTTAAAGCCACTTCCAGAAAAATGGCATGGATTAAAAGATCCAGATTTAAGATATAGACAAAGAGAAGTTGATATAATTACAAATGCAGAAGTAAAAGAAACTTTTATAAAGAGAAGTAAAATTATTTCAGCTATGAGAGAATTTTTAGATAATAAAGGTTTTGTAGAAGTAGAAACTCCAATACTTGGAGCTATAGCTGGTGGAGCAGCGGCTAGACCGTTTGTCACTCATCACAATACTTTAGATATTGATATGTACTTAAGAATTGCAACAGAGTTATATCTTAAGAGATTGATAGTTGCTGGTTTTGAAAAAGTATATGAAATAGGAAGAAATTTTAGAAACGAAGGTATGTCGGTTAGACATAATCCTGAATTTACAGCAATTGAATTATATGAAGCATATTCGGATTATAATGATATGATGGAAATTACAGAAAATATGGTTGCGCATATATGTGAAAAGGTAAATGGAACTACTAAAGTTAATTATCAAGGAACTGAAATAGATTTCAAGCCACCTTGGAGAAGAATAACTATGGTGGATGCAGTAAAAGAATATGCGGGAGTAGATTTTAATCAAATTAAATCCGATGAAGAAGCTCAAGCTATAGCTAAAGAAAAGCATTTAGAATTTGCTAAACCATTAGATACAGTAACTAAAGGTGAAGTATTAAATATGTTATATGAAGAATTTGGTGAAGCTAATATGATTCAGCCTACATTTATAACAGATTATCCAGTAGAAATATCACCTCTTACAAAGAAAAAGAGAGGAAATCCTGAATTTACTGAAAGATTTGAAGGATTTGTATTTGGAAGAGAAATTTGTAATGCATATTCAGAATTAAATGATCCTATAGTTCAAAGACAAAGATTTGAACAACAGGCTAAGGAAAGAGAACTTGGTGATGATGAAGCATATATGTTAGATGAACAATTTATGAGTGCTCTAGAAACAGGTATGCCTCCTACAGGTGGAATGGGAATGGGAATAGATAGACTTGTAATGTTCTTAACTGACTCAGCATCAATTAGAGATGTTATATTATTCCCAACAATGAGACCTCAGAAGTAA